The Puntigrus tetrazona isolate hp1 chromosome 3, ASM1883169v1, whole genome shotgun sequence genome contains a region encoding:
- the kansl1b gene encoding KAT8 regulatory NSL complex subunit 1 isoform X1: MAAMAPALTDAPAEAHRIRFKLAPSSSTLSPSGVEGSGTGNHILVSSNGTVKRKASEERPSRGAGPCKPLVTSYHCSDVSSAKESLKLQGVLLQTHSILPSLIPRHHQALELCEEQSKSVMSASGGGGPPTVQGATVNGIAKKVTKPTGNAVTLNGGQHTVEPDLSNQTEVLNSSRALTSNGPLREGVEQHLPPTVDFQNCPSNGEPPATSPASIATFTEDQTSPLGSEDALAAHQDPLGGLGVEVSDRTQHSQNRQGEIEARLRRLRKRLQVVQAKQVERHVQQQLGGLLKSTLGALDARRPRGRYGDDSLTPQERDGLRRFMKSGSMPAELERLSLSCTTNLQSAECAFDSDATESSSGGETDVEEDELARVDIEQRHIPLCRRAEGRYAVDRAAIISHWNWLQAQVSDLEYRIRQQTDIYRQIRSSKGSVVLGGSSVCESVSEDNSDSRTETITCPVPREHDIVAVESSVSPNGIVTETGLRKSCGPVRQVNGIISSIRPSSPVSMDPDESQPKLEMGPQASPAHDNTCVAARTRPLLLCRKRRVLRPGSLTSLNRKAQRSVAPRCGCELNAQCVMCSGRALPPADTQHQLPLLDRLAQFDPCVHPILSFTDDVMMNLHMQRVLKGHWQNRPLEKIKPIKKISLKHKLCLGSRVPDPSSKDKHKLANSLLSTVRLSHPKVRSEKVFQQQLDIPISASKHDSRQPFRQSSSFDRTHGRKRPREPSLDRTENAPKLSMDMGSPCPSLSSLNTPTHSPLMRQPSISETSTPLQLNSSAATIRRRRGESPFDINNIVIPMSVAATTRVEKLQYKEILTPSWREVDIFAKPISEEDDTVEIEDLSDVTFSQLHLPCEEQERSRWSWTASNIAKRRGSRSYKSVDGRTTPLLCGTNPSTPQPSSPDTAHFHMLHDYNSVASPSSPVSPEMLMLSGLHTPGSRDSQRLLSNEDTRCSTPDTYEEMVPQPVQPWECRTFPLDVDPQQESEILHSPGGERPCRTIRRVSGCRSSKSESDAGPSSPLGDDGTKQKQTNPPKPTHR; this comes from the exons ATGGCTGCAATGGCGCCCGCTCTGACCGACGCTCCGGCCGAAGCTCACCGCATACGCTTCAAACTGGCTCCGTCCTCCTCCACCCTGTCCCCGAGTGGCGTGGAGGGAAGCGGCACCGGCAACCACATCCTCGTGTCCAGTAACGGCACCGTCAAGCGCAAGGCCTCGGAGGAGCGCCCCTCTCGCGGGGCTGGCCCCTGCAAGCCCCTCGTTACCTCATATCACTGTTCAGATGTGTCCTCGGCAAAAGAGTCCCTGAAGCTGCAAGGTGTTCTTCTGCAGACGCACAGCATCCTGCCGAGCCTCATACCACGCCACCACCAGGCTTTAGAGCTCTGCGAGGAGCAGTCAAAGAGCGTCATGAGTGCCAGTGGAGGAGGTGGGCCGCCCACCGTCCAAGGCGCCACTGTCAACGGCATAGCAAAGAAAGTGACTAAACCGACTGGCAATGCGGTGACCTTAAATGGTGGCCAACACACTGTCGAGCCGGACTTGTCAAATCAGACTGAAGTTCTTAATTCCTCCAGAGCACTGACAAGCAACGGTCCTCTTCGAGAAGGTGTGGAGCAGCACCTGCCGCCGACAGTTGACTTCCAGAACTGTCCTAGCAATGGAGAACCTCCAGCAACATCTCCCGCCTCCATCGCAACTTTCACAGAAGACCAAACCTCGCCGCTAGGCAGTGAAGATGCACTGGCTGCCCACCAAGACCCTTTAGGGGGTCTCGGGGTGGAGGTGAGCGACCGTACTCAGCACAGCCAGAACAGACAAGGGGAGATCGAGGCACGGCTACGGCGATTACGCAAACGGCTGCAGGTGGTGCAGGCTAAGCAGGTGGAGCGGCACGTGCAACAACAGTTGGGCGGACTCCTCAAGAGCACACTGGGAGCTCTGGATGCCAGGCGGCCGAGGGGCCGTTACGGCGATGACTCGCTCACCCCTCAGGAGAGGGACGGACTAAGACGCTTCATGAAGAGTGGATCCATGCCGGCTGAGTTAGAGCGACTGTCCCTTAGCTGCACCACCAACCTGCAGTCCGCAGAATGTGCGTTCGATTCTGACGCCACGGAAAGCAGCTCAGGAGGAGAAACTGATGTGGAGGAGGATGAACTGGCTCGGGTCGACATCGAGCAACGTCACATTCCCCT ATGTAGGAGAGCAGAAGGCCGCTATGCCGTTGACCGAGCTGCCATCATTAGTCACTGGAACTGGCTGCAGGCCCAAGTCTCAGATCTGGAGTACCGCATACGCCAACAGACCGACATTTACAGACAGATCCGCTCCAGCAAG GGCTCTGTTGTACTTGGGGGGAGCTCAGTGTGTGAGTCAGTATCAGAAGACAACAGTGACTCAAGGACAGAGACCATTACCTGCCCTGTCCCACGG gaGCATGATATTGTTGCAGTGGAATCGTCTGTATCACCCAATGGTATTGTCACAGAAACGGGCTTGAGGAAAAGCTGTGGACCTGTGAGACAGGTCAACGGCATTATCAGCAG CATACGGCCCAGTTCTCCTGTCAGCATGGACCCAGACGAGTCCCAGCCTAAACTGGAGATGGGCCCTCAGGCTTCCCCTGCACACGACAACACTTGTGTGGCGGCTCGCACGCGTCCTCTGCTTTTGTGCAGGAAACGCAGAGTCCTCCGGCCCGGCTCGCTCACCAGTCTCAATCGTAAG GCTCAGAGGTCAGTGGCTCCTCGCTGTGGCTGTGAGCTGAACGCTCAGTGTGTGATGTGCAGCGGACGTGCTCTCCCTCCTGCAGACACCCAGCACCAGCTCCCTCTACTGGACAGACTGGCACAGTTCGACCCCTGCGTTCACCCCATCCTCTCTTTTACAGACG ATGTGATGATGAATCTCCATATGCAGCGTGTGCTGAAGGGACACTGGCAGAATCGTCCTCTGGAGAAGATCAAGCCCATCAAGAAGATCTCGCTCAAGCACAAGTTGTGTTTGGGTAGCCGCGTCCCAGACCCGTCATCCAAAGACAAACATAAGCTCGCCAACTCTCTCCTCTCCACAGTCC GTTTGTCGCATCCTAAGGTGCGCTCAGAGAAGGTTTTTCAGCAGCAGTTAGACATCCCAATCAGTGCCAGTAAACATGACTCTCGCCAGCCTTTCCGCCAGAGCAGTTCTTTTGACAGGACTCACGGCCGCAAGAGACCTCGTGAACCCTCGCTGGACCGCACAGAGA ATGCTCCAAAGTTGAGTATGGACATGGGGAGTCCGTGCCCATCTCTGTCTTCTCTCAACACACCCACCCACAGTCCTCTGATGAGACAGCCGTCGATCTCCGAGACCTCCACGCCCCTCCAACTCAACAGCAGCGCCGCC ACTATTCGCCGACGGAGAGGAGAGAGCCCCTTTGACATCAATAACATCGTCATCCCCATGTCTGTGGCTGCCACCACCCGAGTGGAGAAACTACAATACAAAGAGATACTTACCCCCAG TTGGCGAGAAGTGGACATTTTTGCAAAACCAATATCTGAAGAGGATGACACAGTGGAG ATCGAGGATCTCTCAGACGTCACGTTCTCTCAGCTTCACCTTCCGTGTGAGGAGCAGGAGCGCTCTCGCTGGAGTTGGACTGCCAGCAACATCGCGAAGAGAAGGGGCAGCAG GTCATACAAGTCTGTGGACGGTCGGACAACCCCCTTGCTGTGCGGCACAAACCCCTCCACACCCCAGCCCTCGTCTCCAGACACGGCACATTTCCACATGCTCCATGACTACAATTCGGTGGCATCTCCATCCAGCCCTGTCAGTCCAGAGATGCTGATGCTGTCCGGCCTCCACACGCCCGGCTCCAGAGACTCCCAGCGGCTGCTGTCCAACGAGGACACGCGCTGCTCCACCCCAGACACCTACGAGGAAATG GTTCCCCAGCCAGTACAGCCATGGGAATGCCGGACCTTTCCCCTGGATGTGGATCCACAGCAGGAGAGCGAAATCCTACACAGTCCAGGCGGAGAGAGGCCCTGTAGGACCATTCGACGGGTGTCCGGGTGCAGGTCGTCCAAGTCGGAGTCTGACGCTGGGCCTTCGTCACCTCTCGGCGATGACGGCACcaagcaaaaacaaaccaacCCACCCAAACCTACTCACCGATGA
- the kansl1b gene encoding KAT8 regulatory NSL complex subunit 1 isoform X2 encodes MAAMAPALTDAPAEAHRIRFKLAPSSSTLSPSGVEGSGTGNHILVSSNGTVKRKASEERPSRGAGPCKPLVTSYHCSDVSSAKESLKLQGVLLQTHSILPSLIPRHHQALELCEEQSKSVMSASGGGGPPTVQGATVNGIAKKVTKPTGNAVTLNGGQHTVEPDLSNQTEVLNSSRALTSNGPLREGVEQHLPPTVDFQNCPSNGEPPATSPASIATFTEDQTSPLGSEDALAAHQDPLGGLGVEVSDRTQHSQNRQGEIEARLRRLRKRLQVVQAKQVERHVQQQLGGLLKSTLGALDARRPRGRYGDDSLTPQERDGLRRFMKSGSMPAELERLSLSCTTNLQSAECAFDSDATESSSGGETDVEEDELARVDIEQRHIPLCRRAEGRYAVDRAAIISHWNWLQAQVSDLEYRIRQQTDIYRQIRSSKGSVVLGGSSVCESVSEDNSDSRTETITCPVPREHDIVAVESSVSPNGIVTETGLRKSCGPVRQVNGIISSIRPSSPVSMDPDESQPKLEMGPQASPAHDNTCVAARTRPLLLCRKRRVLRPGSLTSLNRKAQRSVAPRCGCELNAQCVMCSGRALPPADTQHQLPLLDRLAQFDPCVHPILSFTDDVMMNLHMQRVLKGHWQNRPLEKIKPIKKISLKHKLCLGSRVPDPSSKDKHKLANSLLSTVRLSHPKVRSEKVFQQQLDIPISASKHDSRQPFRQSSSFDRTHGRKRPREPSLDRTENAPKLSMDMGSPCPSLSSLNTPTHSPLMRQPSISETSTPLQLNSSAATIRRRRGESPFDINNIVIPMSVAATTRVEKLQYKEILTPSWREVDIFAKPISEEDDTVEIEDLSDVTFSQLHLPCEEQERSRWSWTASNIAKRRGSRSYKSVDGRTTPLLCGTNPSTPQPSSPDTAHFHMLHDYNSVASPSSPVSPEMLMLSGLHTPGSRDSQRLLSNEDTRCSTPDTYEEMPVQPWECRTFPLDVDPQQESEILHSPGGERPCRTIRRVSGCRSSKSESDAGPSSPLGDDGTKQKQTNPPKPTHR; translated from the exons ATGGCTGCAATGGCGCCCGCTCTGACCGACGCTCCGGCCGAAGCTCACCGCATACGCTTCAAACTGGCTCCGTCCTCCTCCACCCTGTCCCCGAGTGGCGTGGAGGGAAGCGGCACCGGCAACCACATCCTCGTGTCCAGTAACGGCACCGTCAAGCGCAAGGCCTCGGAGGAGCGCCCCTCTCGCGGGGCTGGCCCCTGCAAGCCCCTCGTTACCTCATATCACTGTTCAGATGTGTCCTCGGCAAAAGAGTCCCTGAAGCTGCAAGGTGTTCTTCTGCAGACGCACAGCATCCTGCCGAGCCTCATACCACGCCACCACCAGGCTTTAGAGCTCTGCGAGGAGCAGTCAAAGAGCGTCATGAGTGCCAGTGGAGGAGGTGGGCCGCCCACCGTCCAAGGCGCCACTGTCAACGGCATAGCAAAGAAAGTGACTAAACCGACTGGCAATGCGGTGACCTTAAATGGTGGCCAACACACTGTCGAGCCGGACTTGTCAAATCAGACTGAAGTTCTTAATTCCTCCAGAGCACTGACAAGCAACGGTCCTCTTCGAGAAGGTGTGGAGCAGCACCTGCCGCCGACAGTTGACTTCCAGAACTGTCCTAGCAATGGAGAACCTCCAGCAACATCTCCCGCCTCCATCGCAACTTTCACAGAAGACCAAACCTCGCCGCTAGGCAGTGAAGATGCACTGGCTGCCCACCAAGACCCTTTAGGGGGTCTCGGGGTGGAGGTGAGCGACCGTACTCAGCACAGCCAGAACAGACAAGGGGAGATCGAGGCACGGCTACGGCGATTACGCAAACGGCTGCAGGTGGTGCAGGCTAAGCAGGTGGAGCGGCACGTGCAACAACAGTTGGGCGGACTCCTCAAGAGCACACTGGGAGCTCTGGATGCCAGGCGGCCGAGGGGCCGTTACGGCGATGACTCGCTCACCCCTCAGGAGAGGGACGGACTAAGACGCTTCATGAAGAGTGGATCCATGCCGGCTGAGTTAGAGCGACTGTCCCTTAGCTGCACCACCAACCTGCAGTCCGCAGAATGTGCGTTCGATTCTGACGCCACGGAAAGCAGCTCAGGAGGAGAAACTGATGTGGAGGAGGATGAACTGGCTCGGGTCGACATCGAGCAACGTCACATTCCCCT ATGTAGGAGAGCAGAAGGCCGCTATGCCGTTGACCGAGCTGCCATCATTAGTCACTGGAACTGGCTGCAGGCCCAAGTCTCAGATCTGGAGTACCGCATACGCCAACAGACCGACATTTACAGACAGATCCGCTCCAGCAAG GGCTCTGTTGTACTTGGGGGGAGCTCAGTGTGTGAGTCAGTATCAGAAGACAACAGTGACTCAAGGACAGAGACCATTACCTGCCCTGTCCCACGG gaGCATGATATTGTTGCAGTGGAATCGTCTGTATCACCCAATGGTATTGTCACAGAAACGGGCTTGAGGAAAAGCTGTGGACCTGTGAGACAGGTCAACGGCATTATCAGCAG CATACGGCCCAGTTCTCCTGTCAGCATGGACCCAGACGAGTCCCAGCCTAAACTGGAGATGGGCCCTCAGGCTTCCCCTGCACACGACAACACTTGTGTGGCGGCTCGCACGCGTCCTCTGCTTTTGTGCAGGAAACGCAGAGTCCTCCGGCCCGGCTCGCTCACCAGTCTCAATCGTAAG GCTCAGAGGTCAGTGGCTCCTCGCTGTGGCTGTGAGCTGAACGCTCAGTGTGTGATGTGCAGCGGACGTGCTCTCCCTCCTGCAGACACCCAGCACCAGCTCCCTCTACTGGACAGACTGGCACAGTTCGACCCCTGCGTTCACCCCATCCTCTCTTTTACAGACG ATGTGATGATGAATCTCCATATGCAGCGTGTGCTGAAGGGACACTGGCAGAATCGTCCTCTGGAGAAGATCAAGCCCATCAAGAAGATCTCGCTCAAGCACAAGTTGTGTTTGGGTAGCCGCGTCCCAGACCCGTCATCCAAAGACAAACATAAGCTCGCCAACTCTCTCCTCTCCACAGTCC GTTTGTCGCATCCTAAGGTGCGCTCAGAGAAGGTTTTTCAGCAGCAGTTAGACATCCCAATCAGTGCCAGTAAACATGACTCTCGCCAGCCTTTCCGCCAGAGCAGTTCTTTTGACAGGACTCACGGCCGCAAGAGACCTCGTGAACCCTCGCTGGACCGCACAGAGA ATGCTCCAAAGTTGAGTATGGACATGGGGAGTCCGTGCCCATCTCTGTCTTCTCTCAACACACCCACCCACAGTCCTCTGATGAGACAGCCGTCGATCTCCGAGACCTCCACGCCCCTCCAACTCAACAGCAGCGCCGCC ACTATTCGCCGACGGAGAGGAGAGAGCCCCTTTGACATCAATAACATCGTCATCCCCATGTCTGTGGCTGCCACCACCCGAGTGGAGAAACTACAATACAAAGAGATACTTACCCCCAG TTGGCGAGAAGTGGACATTTTTGCAAAACCAATATCTGAAGAGGATGACACAGTGGAG ATCGAGGATCTCTCAGACGTCACGTTCTCTCAGCTTCACCTTCCGTGTGAGGAGCAGGAGCGCTCTCGCTGGAGTTGGACTGCCAGCAACATCGCGAAGAGAAGGGGCAGCAG GTCATACAAGTCTGTGGACGGTCGGACAACCCCCTTGCTGTGCGGCACAAACCCCTCCACACCCCAGCCCTCGTCTCCAGACACGGCACATTTCCACATGCTCCATGACTACAATTCGGTGGCATCTCCATCCAGCCCTGTCAGTCCAGAGATGCTGATGCTGTCCGGCCTCCACACGCCCGGCTCCAGAGACTCCCAGCGGCTGCTGTCCAACGAGGACACGCGCTGCTCCACCCCAGACACCTACGAGGAAATG CCAGTACAGCCATGGGAATGCCGGACCTTTCCCCTGGATGTGGATCCACAGCAGGAGAGCGAAATCCTACACAGTCCAGGCGGAGAGAGGCCCTGTAGGACCATTCGACGGGTGTCCGGGTGCAGGTCGTCCAAGTCGGAGTCTGACGCTGGGCCTTCGTCACCTCTCGGCGATGACGGCACcaagcaaaaacaaaccaacCCACCCAAACCTACTCACCGATGA